A window from Catalinimonas alkaloidigena encodes these proteins:
- a CDS encoding PorP/SprF family type IX secretion system membrane protein, with translation MNRTLTRYYVFFTLLLTISSLRAQDAQFSQFYASSLYLNPALAGLEQDLTFSANYRSQWQSIVVPYLTNQVSVIAPLWRERIEPVHVGGIGFSVFNDRAGDGNLNTTGVNMTFAYDLLARNQGMALVVAGQGGLVQRSLDMTNTEWGEQFNPFIGFDPSVPVNISMLNSRRTFADVAAGLMWAYNPLREAVRSPVSFYAGVAGSHLNSPDESMRQGFSSSLPILLKAHTGADFRVSDKLHLSPNLLWMQQSELQQLNGGVYLRYQVVPHPFGLLGESEFMLGGWYRYGDAFIINTGLSTPAFTVGFSYDVNSSGLRYNTKGRGAYELSLTIRNFKEHRRKRFSTPRI, from the coding sequence ATGAATCGCACTTTGACCCGATACTACGTCTTCTTCACGCTGCTGCTCACGATCAGTAGCCTGCGGGCGCAGGATGCGCAATTCTCGCAGTTTTATGCCTCGTCGCTTTACCTGAACCCCGCGCTGGCCGGACTGGAACAGGACCTGACGTTCAGTGCCAATTACCGGTCGCAGTGGCAGAGCATCGTGGTGCCCTATCTAACCAACCAGGTGTCGGTGATTGCGCCGCTGTGGCGCGAGCGCATCGAGCCGGTGCATGTCGGCGGAATCGGCTTTTCGGTTTTTAACGACCGGGCGGGCGACGGCAACCTGAATACCACCGGCGTGAACATGACGTTTGCGTATGATCTGCTGGCCAGAAACCAGGGCATGGCGCTGGTAGTAGCCGGTCAGGGCGGGTTGGTGCAGCGGAGCCTGGACATGACCAATACCGAATGGGGCGAACAGTTCAACCCTTTTATCGGCTTCGATCCGTCGGTACCGGTGAACATCAGCATGCTGAACTCACGCCGGACCTTTGCCGACGTCGCGGCGGGCCTTATGTGGGCGTACAATCCGCTGCGCGAAGCCGTGCGTTCGCCCGTAAGTTTTTACGCAGGGGTAGCGGGATCGCACCTCAACTCGCCCGATGAGTCGATGCGCCAGGGCTTTTCCAGCAGCCTGCCGATTTTGCTGAAGGCCCACACCGGTGCCGATTTCCGTGTGAGCGACAAGCTCCACCTGTCGCCCAACCTGTTGTGGATGCAACAGTCGGAACTCCAACAACTGAACGGCGGTGTTTACCTGCGCTACCAGGTGGTGCCGCATCCGTTCGGATTGCTGGGCGAGTCGGAATTTATGCTGGGGGGATGGTACCGCTACGGCGACGCTTTCATCATCAACACCGGCTTGTCGACGCCGGCCTTCACGGTGGGCTTTAGCTATGACGTCAACTCGTCGGGTTTGCGCTACAACACCAAAGGACGTGGCGCCTACGAGCTGAGCCTGACCATCCGCAATTTTAAAGAACACCGCCGCAAGCGCTTCTCGACGCCGCGCATCTGA
- a CDS encoding porin family protein translates to MKLNIRKIQLFALLFLGLSVAAHAQSRWSAGPKVGVNQATFTNDDTKSWNTGFNGGLFLTYSDIHHLGITGELLYVTKGAEVETGQQDVQINLGYLEAPLLFRYFFGQGGFRPNLFAGPYAAYNLSAKRIDQRTDAETNLEDRVEPLDLGFLVGGGANIRVMDHRWINVDVRYNQGITRVLSDVPDVRNGAFTLNVGYAFGL, encoded by the coding sequence ATGAAACTGAACATTCGAAAAATACAGCTTTTTGCGTTGTTATTCCTGGGTCTTTCTGTAGCTGCTCATGCGCAAAGCCGCTGGTCGGCTGGCCCGAAAGTAGGCGTGAACCAGGCTACATTTACGAACGACGACACCAAATCGTGGAACACAGGCTTCAACGGAGGCTTGTTCCTGACCTACAGCGACATTCATCACCTGGGCATCACCGGGGAACTGTTGTACGTCACAAAGGGGGCGGAAGTCGAAACCGGCCAGCAAGACGTGCAGATCAACCTGGGTTACCTGGAAGCGCCGCTTTTGTTCCGCTACTTCTTCGGGCAGGGCGGCTTTCGTCCCAACCTGTTTGCGGGCCCTTACGCCGCCTACAACCTGTCGGCCAAGCGAATTGATCAGCGCACCGACGCAGAAACGAATTTGGAAGATCGCGTAGAGCCCCTCGATTTAGGCTTTTTGGTCGGCGGTGGCGCCAACATCCGTGTGATGGACCACCGCTGGATCAATGTGGATGTGCGTTACAACCAAGGCATTACCCGCGTGCTGAGCGACGTGCCTGACGTACGGAACGGTGCATTCACTCTGAATGTCGGCTACGCGTTTGGCCTGTAA
- a CDS encoding LysM peptidoglycan-binding domain-containing protein → MTPLLNLLTFATPSSFRVRTGLLLLLVLWSLPSLAQRERKTSSATRIADQYFDREEYFQAAEYYRKALEANPENDYAAFQLGEAYRAYFAYDQAEAAYRQAKQVRGAYGLQATFWYAMMLKLNSKYSDAKIVFEDFLDRFQPATPAEEALRARAVLENNGCTLALQELKKPEPDHQFKALSAPVNTPNAEYAPAIYEHDSSLVFTSARPGSKGDDVDNRTGQIYSDLYRYEKLGTQWKADTTDDQFQRINTIRNDGAGVFNQDRTKFYYTSCWENQGECALYVTTLVEGRWSKPERLNENVNFPRYDTKQPSLTPSGDTLFFVSPRPGGFGQNDLWYSVKSGDGENWEKAVNLGGEINTPFEEISPCYYAPERTLFFASNGHEGFGGLDIFAARGDSWNEVDNLGLPFNSSRDDFYFVLGDAWGYLSSNREKGAGSDDLYRFRRESEESLIASIDKDSTEEFESVTISGKIVDEDTKEPLPDVKVNLNNQDNQPIKTTSTDDSGVFKFKNLPADSAYQVSVDEDSDPSRRRQLLIDGMDVEGSTAAASKLLFENIYFDFDKYDLRPEARKVLDEIIAYSKGNPHVQIEMNANTDNIGSDEYNEKLSTQRGQAARDYLIAHGLKKSDLVIDARGEGNPLVSNATRTGRQVNRRVEFYVIGGPDFVANAMVYVVQPGETLMSIAKRLNQKKADLMRMNNLTDETVEAYQPLRVVRAGNNIIAPQTMDVINGTEANDGYYEVEEGMTLYSIARRFNLSVEQLKAINNLTSNEIRVGQRLRIK, encoded by the coding sequence ATGACGCCGCTACTGAATCTACTGACATTTGCCACCCCGTCCTCGTTCCGGGTGCGTACGGGACTGCTGCTGCTGCTCGTGCTGTGGAGTTTGCCTTCGCTGGCACAGCGCGAACGAAAAACTTCTTCGGCCACGCGCATTGCCGACCAGTATTTTGACCGGGAAGAGTATTTCCAGGCGGCCGAGTACTACCGCAAGGCGCTGGAAGCGAATCCCGAAAACGACTATGCCGCCTTTCAACTCGGCGAGGCGTACCGCGCGTACTTTGCTTACGACCAGGCCGAGGCTGCTTACCGGCAGGCCAAGCAGGTCAGAGGCGCGTACGGGTTGCAGGCTACGTTCTGGTACGCCATGATGCTGAAGCTGAACAGCAAATACAGCGATGCCAAAATCGTCTTCGAGGATTTTCTGGATCGCTTTCAACCGGCAACCCCTGCCGAAGAGGCCCTGCGCGCACGTGCCGTACTGGAAAATAACGGCTGTACGCTGGCCCTGCAGGAGCTGAAAAAGCCGGAGCCGGACCACCAGTTCAAGGCTCTAAGCGCGCCTGTTAATACGCCCAACGCCGAGTACGCGCCCGCCATCTACGAACACGATTCGTCTCTGGTATTTACGTCGGCTCGTCCGGGTTCGAAAGGCGACGATGTCGACAACCGTACGGGGCAGATTTACAGCGACCTGTATCGATACGAGAAGCTTGGAACGCAGTGGAAAGCCGATACGACGGACGATCAATTTCAGCGCATCAACACCATTCGGAACGATGGCGCGGGGGTGTTTAATCAGGATCGAACCAAATTCTACTACACCAGCTGCTGGGAAAATCAGGGGGAATGCGCCCTGTACGTCACCACCCTGGTGGAAGGACGGTGGTCGAAGCCGGAGCGGCTGAACGAAAACGTGAACTTTCCGCGCTACGATACCAAACAGCCTTCGCTGACGCCCTCGGGCGACACGTTGTTCTTTGTTTCGCCCCGACCCGGTGGTTTTGGGCAGAACGATTTGTGGTACAGCGTAAAAAGTGGCGACGGTGAAAACTGGGAAAAAGCCGTGAACCTGGGTGGAGAGATCAACACGCCGTTCGAAGAAATTTCGCCATGCTACTATGCCCCGGAGCGGACGCTGTTTTTCGCCTCGAACGGGCACGAAGGGTTTGGCGGGCTCGACATTTTTGCGGCGCGCGGAGACTCCTGGAACGAAGTAGATAACCTCGGCTTGCCCTTCAATTCGAGTCGCGACGATTTTTATTTCGTGCTGGGCGACGCGTGGGGGTATCTGTCGAGCAACCGGGAAAAGGGTGCGGGCAGCGATGATCTGTACCGCTTCCGTCGTGAAAGCGAAGAATCGCTGATCGCCAGCATCGACAAAGACTCGACCGAAGAGTTTGAGAGCGTGACGATCTCGGGCAAAATTGTGGATGAAGACACGAAAGAGCCGCTGCCCGACGTCAAAGTGAATCTTAATAATCAGGACAACCAGCCGATCAAAACCACCTCTACCGACGACTCGGGGGTGTTTAAGTTCAAAAACCTCCCTGCCGATTCGGCCTACCAGGTGTCGGTCGACGAAGACAGCGATCCGTCGCGGCGTCGGCAGTTGCTGATTGACGGCATGGACGTGGAAGGATCGACCGCGGCGGCGTCTAAGCTGTTGTTTGAAAACATTTATTTCGACTTTGACAAGTACGATTTACGCCCCGAAGCGCGCAAAGTGCTGGACGAAATCATCGCGTATTCCAAAGGGAATCCGCACGTGCAGATCGAAATGAACGCCAATACCGACAACATCGGCTCGGACGAATACAACGAAAAGCTGTCGACCCAGCGAGGCCAGGCCGCTCGGGATTACCTGATTGCACATGGGCTGAAGAAGTCGGATCTGGTGATCGATGCACGCGGGGAGGGAAATCCGTTGGTGAGCAACGCGACTCGTACCGGACGCCAGGTGAACCGCCGCGTGGAATTTTACGTGATCGGCGGCCCCGACTTTGTGGCGAATGCCATGGTGTATGTGGTGCAGCCCGGCGAAACTCTCATGAGCATTGCCAAACGCCTCAATCAGAAAAAAGCTGACCTGATGCGGATGAACAACCTGACCGACGAAACGGTGGAGGCCTACCAGCCCCTGCGGGTTGTGCGGGCAGGAAACAACATCATCGCTCCGCAAACCATGGACGTAATCAACGGCACGGAGGCAAACGATGGCTATTATGAAGTGGAAGAGGGCATGACGCTCTATTCGATTGCGCGTCGGTTCAACTTGTCGGTCGAGCAACTGAAGGCCATCAACAACCTGACGTCAAACGAGATTCGTGTGGGGCAACGCCTGCGCATCAAGTGA
- a CDS encoding head GIN domain-containing protein: MKKALFPLLLGLLLPLSILAQSREKRTIRSFSELEISGIYEVYLRQGNTESLELEADEDVMDKLITENKGDRLVLRMEHVRMNQYKNRKVKAYITCRRLDRIEMSGATHLQGETPLHTKALAIGISGAGDVRLEIDTESLEASISGAGDLRVTGRTGEQRVEISGAGDYKSYDLASRRAEVRVSGAGSANVTVSEEIDAHASGAGNVYYKGSPSRTNVKSSGAGSVKKVS, from the coding sequence ATGAAAAAAGCACTCTTTCCTCTGCTGCTGGGGCTGCTGCTCCCCCTCTCCATCCTGGCGCAAAGCCGCGAAAAACGCACGATCCGTTCCTTTTCCGAGCTGGAAATCAGCGGGATCTACGAAGTGTATCTTCGCCAGGGCAATACCGAATCGCTGGAACTGGAAGCCGACGAGGACGTGATGGACAAACTCATCACAGAAAACAAAGGCGACCGGCTGGTACTGCGCATGGAGCACGTCCGCATGAACCAGTACAAAAATCGTAAGGTTAAGGCCTACATTACCTGCCGCCGTCTGGACCGCATTGAAATGAGTGGTGCCACACACCTGCAAGGCGAAACGCCGCTGCACACCAAAGCGCTGGCCATCGGGATCAGCGGCGCGGGCGACGTGCGTCTGGAGATCGATACCGAATCGCTGGAAGCGTCCATTTCAGGGGCGGGCGACCTGCGCGTCACGGGACGGACGGGCGAACAGCGCGTGGAAATCAGCGGCGCGGGCGACTACAAAAGCTACGACCTGGCCAGCCGCCGGGCAGAGGTGCGCGTCAGCGGCGCGGGTAGCGCAAACGTGACGGTTTCCGAAGAAATCGATGCCCATGCCAGCGGTGCCGGCAATGTCTACTACAAAGGCAGCCCCTCGCGCACGAACGTAAAGAGCAGCGGCGCCGGATCGGTCAAAAAAGTCAGTTGA
- a CDS encoding bifunctional 5,10-methylenetetrahydrofolate dehydrogenase/5,10-methenyltetrahydrofolate cyclohydrolase, whose amino-acid sequence MQILDGKQTSSTIQDEIAAEVAAIRSAGGKIPHLAAILVGNNPASEAYVRNKVKDCERVGFGSSLFRFDETISEEALLDKIREVNENAEIDGLIVQLPLPAHISAEKVTETLAPEKDVDGFHPVNVGRMAKNLPAYLPATPYGILELLKRYPIETSGKHCVVLGRSHIVGSPMSILMARNDNPGNCTVTLCHSRTKDLKAQTLQADILIAALGIPEFVKADMVKEGAVVIDVGITRVEDASKKSGFALRGDVAYDEVAPRCSWITPVPGGVGPMTRAALLLNTLDAAKRSFYP is encoded by the coding sequence ATGCAAATACTCGACGGAAAACAGACGTCCAGCACCATTCAGGACGAAATCGCAGCCGAAGTAGCCGCCATTCGATCGGCCGGTGGAAAAATTCCCCATCTGGCCGCCATTCTGGTAGGAAACAATCCGGCCAGCGAAGCCTATGTGCGCAATAAAGTAAAAGATTGCGAGCGAGTGGGGTTTGGATCGTCCCTTTTTCGATTCGACGAAACAATTTCTGAAGAGGCCCTGTTGGACAAAATCCGGGAAGTAAACGAAAACGCAGAAATCGACGGGTTGATCGTCCAGCTGCCGCTGCCTGCACACATTTCGGCCGAGAAAGTAACCGAAACCCTGGCCCCCGAAAAGGATGTGGACGGGTTCCATCCGGTCAACGTCGGGCGCATGGCGAAGAATCTACCCGCCTACCTGCCGGCGACGCCCTATGGCATTCTTGAACTGCTGAAACGCTACCCGATCGAAACCTCGGGTAAGCACTGTGTGGTGCTGGGACGCAGCCACATTGTGGGATCGCCGATGAGCATCCTGATGGCGCGGAATGATAACCCGGGCAACTGCACCGTAACGTTGTGCCATAGCCGCACAAAAGACCTGAAAGCACAAACCTTGCAGGCGGATATTCTGATTGCCGCGCTGGGCATTCCGGAGTTTGTGAAGGCCGACATGGTGAAGGAGGGCGCGGTCGTGATCGACGTGGGCATCACACGTGTGGAAGATGCCTCGAAAAAAAGTGGGTTTGCGTTGCGCGGCGACGTGGCGTACGACGAAGTAGCCCCGCGTTGTAGTTGGATTACCCCGGTGCCCGGCGGGGTCGGTCCGATGACGCGTGCGGCACTGCTGCTGAACACACTGGATGCGGCAAAGCGCTCGTTTTATCCGTAA